A genomic window from Methylorubrum extorquens includes:
- a CDS encoding DEAD/DEAH box helicase, which yields MLRLREYQRAALDALDHHWDGGGGPGLVVLPTGAGKALVIAALIREWLDRAPDARICVVTHVRELVVQNHGELLAYWPGAPAGIFSAGVGRREAHAQVVFCSIQSVRDRAELFGAIDLIVIDEAHLVPRASETGYGRFLAAARAGNPDLKVAGFTATPYRLDSGRLDEGEGRVFERIVYESLVGDLIHQGYLAPLVCKATALALDVTGVPKRGGDYIPSALEAAVNREWITRAAVEEMVGYGRERRAWLAFCAGLAHAASVCDAIRAEGISCETVTAETGKRERDRMVRDFRAGRIRCLVSVGVLSTGFNVPEVDLIALLRPTQSAGLYVQQVGRAMRRAPGKSDAIVLDYAGLVRMHGPVDAVTARSVALGPAPLGFARAKPCPGCGALIALNASTCEACWVEPEPEDEEAPHAASAEDAMPILSESISHWRDVTGWRLDRGPGGSGPDRLEVSFRWRGGGCRVEVCLEHSGHAREKAVQWWRAFGGADPVPMSVAAALERADELERPETLRVEAAGRLSESVTVRFSDGRRFRDLRRWGTLAA from the coding sequence ATGCTGCGCCTTCGCGAGTACCAGCGCGCCGCCCTCGACGCGCTCGATCATCACTGGGACGGGGGCGGTGGGCCCGGCCTCGTCGTGCTGCCGACCGGCGCCGGCAAGGCGCTCGTCATTGCGGCCCTGATCCGCGAATGGCTGGATCGGGCGCCAGACGCGCGGATCTGCGTCGTCACCCATGTCCGCGAACTCGTGGTGCAGAACCACGGCGAATTGCTCGCCTACTGGCCCGGGGCGCCCGCCGGCATCTTCTCCGCCGGTGTCGGCCGGCGGGAGGCGCACGCGCAGGTCGTCTTCTGCTCGATCCAATCGGTCCGTGACCGGGCCGAACTGTTCGGCGCCATCGACCTCATCGTCATCGACGAGGCCCATCTCGTGCCGCGTGCGAGCGAGACGGGCTACGGCCGCTTCCTCGCCGCGGCGCGGGCGGGCAACCCGGATCTGAAGGTCGCCGGCTTCACCGCCACGCCCTACCGGCTCGATTCCGGCCGGCTCGACGAGGGCGAGGGGCGGGTGTTCGAGCGGATCGTCTACGAATCATTGGTCGGCGACCTGATCCATCAGGGCTATCTCGCGCCCCTCGTCTGCAAGGCGACCGCGCTCGCCCTCGACGTCACGGGGGTGCCGAAGCGCGGCGGCGACTACATCCCTTCGGCGCTGGAGGCGGCGGTCAACCGCGAGTGGATCACCCGCGCGGCGGTTGAGGAGATGGTGGGCTATGGCCGCGAGCGGCGGGCATGGCTCGCCTTCTGCGCCGGGCTCGCGCACGCCGCCTCCGTGTGCGACGCGATTCGCGCCGAAGGGATTTCCTGCGAGACCGTCACGGCCGAGACCGGCAAGCGCGAGCGGGACCGGATGGTCCGCGACTTCCGCGCCGGAAGGATTCGCTGCCTCGTCTCGGTCGGCGTGCTCTCGACGGGCTTCAACGTGCCGGAAGTCGACCTCATCGCTCTGCTGCGCCCGACCCAATCGGCCGGGCTCTACGTGCAGCAGGTCGGCCGGGCCATGCGCCGGGCGCCGGGCAAGTCGGATGCGATCGTGCTCGACTATGCCGGACTGGTGCGGATGCACGGCCCGGTGGATGCGGTGACCGCCCGCAGCGTTGCGCTCGGGCCGGCGCCTCTCGGCTTCGCGCGGGCCAAACCCTGCCCCGGCTGCGGCGCGCTGATCGCCCTCAACGCCAGCACCTGCGAGGCCTGCTGGGTGGAGCCCGAACCGGAGGACGAGGAGGCGCCCCACGCCGCGAGCGCGGAGGACGCCATGCCGATCCTGTCCGAATCGATCTCCCACTGGCGCGACGTGACCGGCTGGCGCCTCGACCGCGGCCCCGGTGGTTCGGGCCCAGACCGGCTCGAAGTGTCGTTTCGCTGGCGCGGCGGCGGATGCCGGGTCGAGGTCTGCCTCGAACATTCCGGCCATGCCCGCGAGAAGGCGGTGCAATGGTGGCGCGCCTTCGGCGGTGCCGATCCGGTGCCAATGTCGGTCGCCGCGGCCCTGGAACGGGCCGACGAGTTGGAGCGGCCGGAGACCCTGCGGGTCGAAGCCGCCGGCCGGCTCTCCGAGAGTGTGACGGTGCGGTTTTCCGACGGTCGGCGGTTCCGAGACCTGCGCCGCTGGGGCACCCTTGCCGCCTGA
- a CDS encoding sensor histidine kinase NtrY-like yields the protein MPLLSRRSQKVPSDAPSAEDGAEAVARRFDSPPRGPGWIGAAVVLTALISASVTFLILAGIIQITRTPTSGVVLLAVNAALVLALVVVIAWEARVFLHARRTHASVARLHTRIVGLFSLIAILPTILLAIVASVTIDVGLSLGFTDRVRDVVLKSVQVADAYQENHCQSLAREIRIFADDLTRARPNFDVNREWFEGFMTTRAQALGLPIVKIMRGPNEVVARANIDVLKQTRLPSAAAFEDAAKSSDPICLLPNEGRVFAALMRMPAYDNAVLLVQREVSQLAIDFPGVARAAAAEYLTFDELRRYVQIAFASVFILIALITLLSAVWFGLNFANRFVAPIRRLINAADEVAAGNFYARVPARKSDGDLAHLGESFNTMTLELRRQHDGLRAANDLIDRRRRFTEAVLSGVSPGVLGVDADGVITIANPGAERTLGLTAKELVGQPLTNVVPEIAALFPEAEGRHRALQQQIQLVRGGRERTIAVRVTSEQAQGEARGYVVTLDDITDLVTAQRTSAWADVARRIAHEIKNPLTPIQLSAERIRRKYGKVITTDKDVFEQCTATIVRQVDEIKRMVDEFSSFARMPKPAITQQDLAEIARQNLFMLRMAHPDLDFPFETAGEDEKGRVVAAFDVRLFSQALTNILKNAVEAVQAVPEDVLTADGGKGQVRLQLLVEDAFVVIEVTDNGKGFPAEGRQRLLEPYMTTREGGTGLGLAIVSKVLEEHGGGIELNDNPEGRGGLVRMRLPREVGRPDERNSGTGAGQERDRSAAPDARDRTTMDKNTEDAMEARRVAEVLP from the coding sequence ATGCCGCTTCTGTCGCGACGTTCTCAAAAGGTGCCGTCCGATGCCCCGTCCGCCGAGGATGGAGCCGAGGCGGTCGCGCGCCGGTTCGACTCGCCCCCGCGCGGGCCGGGCTGGATCGGGGCGGCGGTGGTGCTCACGGCGCTGATCTCGGCGTCGGTCACCTTCCTCATCCTCGCCGGCATCATCCAGATCACGCGAACCCCGACCTCGGGCGTGGTGCTTCTCGCGGTCAACGCCGCACTGGTTCTCGCGCTCGTCGTCGTGATCGCCTGGGAGGCACGGGTCTTCCTGCATGCCCGGCGCACCCATGCCTCGGTGGCGCGGCTGCACACCCGCATCGTCGGGCTGTTCAGCCTGATCGCGATCCTGCCGACGATCCTGCTCGCCATCGTCGCCTCGGTCACGATCGATGTCGGCCTATCGTTGGGCTTCACCGACCGGGTCCGCGACGTGGTGCTGAAATCCGTGCAGGTCGCGGATGCGTACCAGGAGAATCACTGCCAGTCGCTCGCCCGCGAAATCCGCATCTTCGCCGACGACCTGACCCGCGCGCGGCCGAATTTCGACGTGAACCGCGAGTGGTTCGAGGGCTTCATGACCACCCGCGCCCAGGCGCTCGGCCTGCCGATCGTCAAGATCATGCGTGGGCCGAACGAGGTCGTGGCACGCGCCAATATCGACGTACTCAAGCAGACGCGCCTGCCCTCGGCCGCCGCCTTCGAGGATGCGGCCAAATCGAGCGACCCGATCTGTCTTCTGCCGAACGAGGGCCGGGTCTTCGCCGCCCTGATGCGGATGCCGGCCTACGACAACGCCGTGCTGCTGGTGCAGCGCGAGGTGAGTCAGCTCGCCATCGACTTTCCCGGCGTCGCCCGCGCCGCGGCGGCCGAGTACCTGACCTTCGACGAGCTGCGCCGCTACGTGCAGATCGCCTTCGCTTCGGTCTTCATCCTGATCGCGCTGATCACGCTGCTCTCGGCGGTGTGGTTCGGGCTGAACTTCGCCAACCGCTTCGTCGCGCCGATCCGCCGACTCATCAACGCCGCCGACGAGGTCGCCGCCGGCAATTTCTACGCCCGCGTGCCGGCCCGGAAATCGGATGGCGACCTCGCCCATCTCGGCGAGAGCTTCAACACGATGACGCTGGAGTTGCGCCGCCAGCACGACGGCCTGCGCGCAGCCAACGACTTGATCGACCGCCGCCGCCGCTTCACCGAAGCCGTGTTGTCGGGCGTCTCGCCCGGCGTGCTCGGTGTCGATGCCGACGGCGTCATCACCATCGCCAATCCCGGCGCGGAGCGGACTCTCGGTCTCACCGCCAAGGAACTGGTCGGGCAGCCGCTCACGAACGTCGTGCCGGAGATCGCGGCGCTGTTCCCGGAGGCGGAGGGACGCCACCGCGCCCTGCAGCAGCAGATCCAGCTCGTGCGCGGTGGCCGCGAGCGCACCATTGCCGTCCGCGTCACCAGCGAGCAGGCGCAGGGCGAGGCGCGCGGCTACGTCGTGACGCTCGACGACATCACCGATCTCGTCACGGCGCAGCGCACCTCGGCCTGGGCGGACGTGGCCCGCCGCATCGCCCACGAGATCAAGAACCCGCTGACCCCGATCCAGCTCTCGGCCGAGCGCATCCGGCGTAAGTACGGAAAAGTGATCACCACCGACAAGGACGTCTTCGAGCAGTGCACCGCCACGATCGTGCGGCAGGTGGATGAGATCAAGCGGATGGTGGACGAGTTCTCCTCCTTCGCCCGAATGCCGAAACCGGCGATCACGCAGCAGGATCTGGCCGAGATCGCCCGCCAGAACCTGTTCATGCTGCGCATGGCGCATCCCGACCTCGACTTCCCGTTCGAAACCGCCGGCGAGGACGAGAAGGGCCGCGTCGTCGCCGCCTTCGACGTTCGGCTGTTCTCCCAGGCGCTCACCAACATTCTCAAGAACGCCGTCGAGGCGGTTCAGGCGGTGCCGGAAGACGTGCTGACGGCCGATGGCGGCAAGGGTCAGGTACGCCTGCAACTCCTCGTCGAAGACGCGTTCGTGGTGATCGAAGTCACCGACAACGGAAAAGGCTTTCCGGCAGAGGGGCGCCAGCGCCTGCTCGAACCCTATATGACGACCCGCGAAGGCGGGACCGGCCTCGGGCTCGCGATCGTTTCCAAGGTGCTCGAGGAGCATGGCGGGGGGATCGAGTTGAACGACAACCCGGAAGGGCGCGGCGGACTGGTCCGCATGCGGCTGCCGCGGGAAGTCGGACGGCCGGACGAACGGAATTCCGGGACCGGTGCGGGACAGGAGCGGGATCGCTCCGCGGCACCGGACGCGCGTGACAGGACAACGATGGATAAGAACACGGAGGACGCCATGGAAGCGCGACGCGTCGCGGAGGTGCTGCCATGA
- the ntrX gene encoding nitrogen assimilation response regulator NtrX, protein MSADILIVDDEADIRDLVAGILDDEGHRTRTAAGSDEALAAIESRRPHLVFLDIWLQGSRLDGLQVLDLIKAGHPDLPVVMISGHGNIETAVAAIKSGAYDFIEKPFKADRLILVAERALEASRLKREVRDLKVRSGQASRIVGASVAVNQLRQTIERVAPTNARVMISGAPGAGKELSARTLHAASSRASGPFVVINAATITPETMEAELFGVEGGEGRVRRVGALEEAHGGSLYIDEVADMPKETQSRILRVLVDQNFQRVGGTARVHVDVRIVSSSSRDLTEEIAAGRFREDLFHRLSVVPIRIPSLAERREDVPELITFFMEQISAATGLPRRRIAEDAMAVLQSHDWPGNVRQLRNNVERLMILTQSDPEQEVTSEMLPTEIGALVPTTPTGAGGEKLMSLALREAREIFEREYLIAQIARFSGNISRTAEFIGMERSALHRKLKSLGIGP, encoded by the coding sequence ATGAGCGCCGATATCCTGATCGTCGACGACGAAGCCGACATCCGCGATCTGGTCGCGGGCATCTTGGACGACGAGGGGCACCGCACCCGAACCGCGGCCGGGTCCGACGAGGCACTGGCGGCGATCGAATCGCGCCGGCCCCACCTCGTCTTCCTCGACATCTGGCTCCAGGGCTCGCGCCTCGACGGGTTGCAGGTGCTCGACCTCATCAAGGCGGGCCATCCAGACCTGCCGGTGGTGATGATCTCGGGCCACGGCAACATCGAGACCGCGGTGGCGGCGATCAAATCCGGCGCCTACGACTTCATCGAGAAGCCGTTCAAGGCCGACCGCCTGATCCTCGTCGCCGAGCGGGCGCTCGAAGCTTCGCGCCTCAAGCGCGAGGTGCGCGACCTCAAGGTCCGCTCAGGACAGGCCAGCCGCATCGTCGGCGCCTCGGTCGCGGTCAACCAGCTCCGTCAGACCATCGAGCGCGTGGCCCCGACCAACGCCCGCGTGATGATCTCGGGCGCGCCGGGTGCGGGCAAGGAACTCTCGGCGCGCACCCTGCACGCCGCCTCCTCGCGGGCGAGCGGGCCCTTCGTCGTCATCAACGCGGCGACGATCACGCCGGAGACGATGGAAGCCGAGCTGTTCGGCGTCGAAGGCGGAGAGGGCCGGGTACGGCGCGTCGGCGCCCTGGAAGAGGCCCATGGAGGCTCCCTCTACATCGACGAAGTCGCCGACATGCCCAAGGAGACGCAGAGCCGGATCCTGCGCGTCCTCGTCGATCAGAACTTCCAGCGTGTCGGCGGCACCGCCCGCGTCCACGTCGATGTCCGCATCGTCTCGTCCTCCTCCCGCGACCTGACCGAGGAGATCGCCGCCGGGCGCTTCCGCGAGGATCTGTTCCACCGCCTCTCGGTGGTGCCGATCCGCATTCCCTCGCTCGCCGAGCGGCGCGAGGACGTGCCGGAACTCATCACCTTCTTCATGGAGCAGATCTCGGCGGCCACCGGACTGCCGCGGCGCCGCATCGCCGAGGACGCGATGGCGGTGCTCCAGTCGCACGACTGGCCCGGCAACGTCCGTCAGTTGCGCAACAACGTCGAGCGGCTGATGATCCTGACCCAGAGCGATCCGGAGCAGGAGGTGACGTCCGAGATGCTGCCGACCGAGATCGGCGCGCTCGTGCCGACGACACCGACCGGTGCGGGCGGCGAGAAGCTGATGAGCCTGGCCCTGCGCGAGGCGCGCGAGATCTTCGAGCGGGAATACCTCATCGCGCAGATCGCCCGCTTCTCCGGCAACATCTCCCGCACGGCCGAATTCATCGGCATGGAGCGCTCGGCCCTCCACCGGAAACTGAAGTCGCTCGGCATCGGGCCATAA
- the hflX gene encoding GTPase HflX, with protein MTEILPPGEARLQAKAAPEGEIAAATRTLVLGPYLTRAAQRLAPGQTETVRSDEARLDEAVGLAAAIELDVFRAISVHIQRPRPSTYLGKGRVEEVAGLIKAEEIGLVVMDCALSPVQQRNLEKAWGAKVIDRTGLILEIFGRRASTREGTLQVEHAHLAYQKSRLVRSWTHLERQRGGFGFLGGPGETQIEADRRMIQERMTRIERDLEAVTRTRGLHRKSRARVPYPIVALVGYTNAGKSTLFNALTKAEVRAQDMLFATLDPTARATKLPHGETVILSDTVGFISDLPTSLIAAFRATLEDVIEADILLHVRDVSHGDTQAQAEDVEGVLRELGIEADAERIIEVWNKADLLDDGERTRLLNLSAAHRGAGPAPILVSALTGEGLPELTERIEGQVARARSTFAVTLPPEDGAALNWLYENAEVLDRQSETGGAIALKIRIAPEKEPRFLNRFEAAQRVGGPQSSPAA; from the coding sequence ATGACTGAAATCCTTCCGCCCGGCGAAGCACGCTTGCAGGCGAAGGCCGCCCCCGAGGGCGAGATTGCCGCCGCGACCCGCACGCTGGTTCTCGGCCCCTATCTCACACGCGCCGCTCAACGGCTTGCCCCGGGACAGACGGAGACCGTGCGCTCCGACGAAGCGCGGCTCGACGAGGCCGTCGGCTTGGCCGCCGCCATCGAGCTCGACGTGTTCCGGGCGATCTCGGTGCACATCCAGCGCCCGCGTCCCTCGACCTATCTCGGCAAGGGCCGGGTCGAGGAGGTCGCCGGGCTCATCAAAGCCGAGGAAATCGGCCTCGTGGTGATGGATTGCGCCCTCTCGCCGGTGCAGCAGCGCAACCTCGAAAAGGCTTGGGGCGCGAAGGTCATCGACCGGACCGGCCTGATCCTCGAGATCTTCGGCCGGCGCGCCTCGACCCGCGAGGGCACGCTTCAGGTCGAGCACGCCCATCTCGCCTATCAGAAGTCGCGTCTGGTGCGGTCGTGGACCCACCTGGAGCGGCAGCGCGGCGGCTTCGGCTTCCTCGGCGGACCCGGTGAGACCCAGATCGAGGCCGATCGGCGGATGATCCAGGAGCGGATGACCCGGATCGAGCGCGACCTCGAAGCCGTTACCCGCACCCGCGGCCTCCACCGCAAGAGCCGCGCGCGGGTGCCTTATCCGATCGTGGCGCTGGTCGGGTACACCAACGCAGGCAAATCGACGCTGTTCAACGCCCTGACCAAGGCCGAGGTGCGGGCGCAGGACATGCTGTTTGCCACCCTCGACCCGACCGCGCGGGCGACCAAGCTGCCGCACGGCGAAACGGTCATCCTGTCCGATACGGTCGGCTTCATCTCCGACCTTCCAACCTCGCTGATCGCCGCCTTCCGCGCCACGCTGGAGGATGTGATCGAGGCGGATATCCTGCTCCACGTGCGCGACGTCTCGCATGGCGACACCCAGGCCCAGGCCGAGGATGTCGAGGGCGTGCTGCGCGAACTCGGAATCGAGGCGGATGCGGAGCGGATCATCGAAGTGTGGAACAAGGCCGACCTGCTCGATGACGGCGAGCGCACCCGGCTACTCAATCTCAGCGCCGCGCATCGCGGGGCCGGGCCGGCACCGATACTCGTCTCGGCTCTGACGGGGGAAGGTCTTCCGGAACTCACCGAGCGGATCGAGGGGCAGGTGGCGCGGGCGCGATCGACCTTCGCCGTGACGCTTCCGCCCGAGGACGGCGCCGCCCTCAACTGGCTCTACGAGAACGCCGAGGTGCTCGACCGCCAATCCGAGACCGGCGGTGCGATCGCGCTTAAGATCCGCATCGCCCCAGAGAAGGAGCCCCGCTTCCTCAACCGGTTCGAGGCGGCGCAGCGCGTCGGTGGTCCGCAGAGTTCACCGGCCGCATAG
- the dusB gene encoding tRNA dihydrouridine synthase DusB, whose protein sequence is MTRDHYLSALRGADDRGVMSPPVLLAPLSGVTDLHMRRLAQRLGASAVVSEMVAAAELAKGDAESQVRAEGAGVNPHVVQLAGCAPEPMAEAARIAVANGADAIDINMGCPAKTVTGGESGSALMRDLDHAVRLLAAVRGAVDVPVTVKMRLGWDHASLNAAELARRAEAIGLDGVTVHGRTRQQFYKGRADWSAIRPVVEAVRIPVIANGDITGVEEARACLSQSGAAGVMVGRAAVGRPWLVGEIAAGLAGRVAPLLSAEQRAAVAAEHYQGLIALYGAAMGVRHARKHLAAYADIAGGLPPDDRRRLVTTHDPAEALRLLRRAFLEPAGAATTPLGEAA, encoded by the coding sequence ATGACACGTGACCATTATTTGAGCGCGCTGCGCGGAGCCGACGATCGGGGGGTGATGAGCCCGCCGGTCCTGCTGGCGCCGCTCTCAGGCGTCACCGATCTGCATATGCGGCGCCTCGCTCAGCGACTCGGCGCCAGCGCCGTCGTCTCCGAGATGGTCGCGGCGGCCGAGCTGGCGAAGGGTGACGCCGAATCGCAGGTCCGGGCCGAGGGCGCCGGGGTGAACCCGCACGTGGTGCAGCTCGCCGGCTGTGCCCCCGAACCGATGGCCGAGGCTGCCCGCATCGCCGTGGCGAACGGCGCGGATGCCATCGACATCAATATGGGCTGCCCGGCCAAGACCGTCACCGGCGGCGAATCGGGTTCGGCGCTGATGCGCGACCTCGACCACGCCGTGCGCCTTCTCGCGGCGGTGCGCGGCGCGGTCGATGTACCGGTGACCGTGAAGATGCGGCTCGGCTGGGACCACGCGAGCCTCAACGCCGCCGAACTGGCACGGCGCGCCGAAGCAATCGGGCTCGACGGCGTGACGGTTCACGGCCGCACCCGGCAGCAATTCTACAAGGGCCGGGCCGATTGGTCGGCGATCCGTCCCGTGGTCGAGGCGGTGCGCATCCCCGTCATCGCCAACGGCGACATCACCGGCGTCGAGGAGGCCCGCGCCTGCCTCAGCCAATCCGGTGCGGCGGGGGTGATGGTCGGGCGCGCGGCGGTCGGGCGTCCCTGGCTCGTCGGCGAGATCGCCGCCGGGCTTGCCGGACGCGTGGCTCCGCTGCTCTCGGCCGAGCAGCGGGCGGCGGTCGCGGCCGAGCATTATCAGGGGCTGATCGCGCTCTACGGTGCGGCGATGGGCGTGCGCCACGCCCGCAAGCATCTGGCCGCCTATGCCGACATCGCAGGTGGTTTGCCCCCGGACGACCGGCGCCGTCTCGTCACCACCCACGATCCGGCGGAGGCGCTCCGCCTCCTGCGGCGCGCGTTCCTCGAACCGGCCGGGGCGGCGACCACGCCCCTCGGCGAGGCGGCCTGA
- a CDS encoding two-component system sensor histidine kinase NtrB, with amino-acid sequence MPFSDEPAPESLPPAEAVLNSLPLPVLTIGPDERILRVNHAAELFFDASARLMLRGRLRDIIPFSSPIIALVTEVRRRRSSVSEYRVELVQPRSGTERSVDVFATPLRDEDDSVVLMLQERTIADKMNRQLTHRGAARSMVALGAMLAHEIKNPLAGIRGAAQLLEQESDEEDRLLTRLICDESDRIVRIVERMELFGDERPVERGPVNVHGVLDQVKRSAQSGFARHIRFIENYDPSLPPVLGNRDQLIQVILNLVKNAAEAIGTDTVEGEITLSTAFRTGLRLQIPGSRERVSLPIEVAVRDNGPGIPPDMLSDLFDPFVTTKVQGSGLGLALVAKIVGDHGGIVECDPVPRRTAFRILLPMSSARDGRESAAER; translated from the coding sequence ATGCCCTTTTCCGACGAGCCCGCTCCCGAATCCCTGCCGCCGGCCGAGGCGGTGCTCAATTCATTGCCGCTGCCGGTCCTCACCATCGGGCCGGACGAGCGCATCCTGCGCGTCAACCACGCCGCCGAACTGTTCTTCGACGCCTCTGCCCGGCTGATGCTGCGCGGGCGGCTTCGCGACATCATCCCGTTCTCTTCGCCGATCATCGCATTGGTGACCGAGGTGCGCCGCCGCCGCTCCTCGGTCTCGGAATACCGGGTGGAGTTGGTCCAGCCCCGCTCGGGGACCGAGCGCAGCGTCGATGTCTTCGCCACGCCCCTGCGCGACGAGGACGACTCGGTGGTGCTGATGCTGCAAGAGCGCACCATCGCCGACAAGATGAACCGGCAGCTCACCCATCGCGGTGCCGCCCGCTCGATGGTGGCGCTCGGCGCGATGCTCGCGCACGAGATCAAGAACCCGCTCGCCGGCATCCGCGGCGCGGCACAGCTCCTCGAACAGGAGAGCGACGAAGAGGACCGGCTGCTGACCCGCCTGATCTGCGACGAGTCGGACCGGATCGTGCGCATCGTCGAGCGGATGGAGCTGTTCGGCGACGAGCGGCCGGTGGAGCGAGGCCCCGTCAACGTCCACGGCGTGCTCGATCAGGTGAAGCGCTCGGCGCAGTCCGGCTTTGCCCGTCACATCCGCTTCATCGAGAACTACGACCCCTCGCTGCCGCCCGTCCTCGGCAATCGGGACCAGTTGATCCAAGTGATCCTGAACCTCGTAAAGAACGCGGCTGAGGCGATCGGCACGGACACGGTCGAGGGCGAGATCACACTCTCCACCGCCTTCCGCACCGGCCTGCGCCTCCAGATCCCCGGCTCGCGCGAGCGCGTCAGCCTGCCGATCGAGGTCGCGGTGCGCGACAACGGGCCAGGCATTCCGCCCGATATGCTGTCGGACCTGTTCGACCCCTTCGTCACCACCAAAGTGCAAGGCTCCGGCCTCGGACTTGCATTGGTGGCCAAGATCGTCGGCGACCATGGGGGCATCGTTGAATGCGATCCCGTCCCCCGCCGCACCGCCTTCCGGATCCTCCTTCCCATGTCGAGCGCCCGCGACGGGCGTGAATCGGCCGCGGAGCGCTGA
- the ntrC gene encoding nitrogen regulation protein NR(I), which translates to MPNGHIIVADDDAAIRTVLNQALSRAGYEVRTTSNCSTLWRWVAQGEGDLVITDVMMPDENVFDLLPRIKRVRPELPIIVMSAQNTFMTAIRASERGAYEYLPKPFDLKELIAIVGRALSRPRGTPAPGAGPENEDIPLVGRSPAMQEIYRALARLMPTDLTVMITGESGTGKELVARALHDYGRRRTGPFVPVNMAAIPRDLIESELFGHEKGAFTGALSRSAGRFEQAEGGTLFLDEIGDMPMEAQTRLLRVLQQGEYTTVGGRVPIKTNVRIIAATNKDLRVSIQQGIFREDLFFRLNVVPLRLPALRERSEDVPDLIRHFFVLVEREGLTRKTLDADAMERLKRYRWPGNVRELENLVRRLAALYPQETITGPVIEAELDTLPLAQPAANGNGAARKNANGASDSETLSGAVERHLADYFSGYRDTLPPPGLYHRILREIEGPLIGAALAATRGNQIRAAELLGVNRNTLRKKVRDLDLQVFRTSR; encoded by the coding sequence ATGCCCAACGGCCACATCATCGTCGCGGACGACGACGCCGCGATCCGCACCGTGCTCAACCAGGCCCTGTCTCGGGCCGGCTACGAGGTTCGCACCACCTCGAATTGCTCGACGCTCTGGCGCTGGGTCGCCCAGGGCGAGGGCGACCTCGTCATCACCGACGTGATGATGCCGGACGAGAACGTGTTCGACCTGCTGCCGCGCATCAAGCGCGTTCGGCCGGAACTGCCGATCATCGTGATGAGCGCGCAGAACACCTTCATGACCGCGATCCGCGCCTCCGAGCGCGGTGCCTACGAGTACCTGCCCAAGCCCTTCGACCTGAAGGAGCTGATCGCGATCGTCGGCCGCGCGCTCTCACGCCCCCGCGGGACGCCCGCCCCCGGCGCCGGGCCGGAGAACGAGGACATCCCGCTGGTGGGCCGCTCGCCGGCCATGCAGGAAATCTACCGGGCGCTGGCCCGCCTGATGCCGACCGACCTCACCGTGATGATCACGGGCGAGTCCGGCACCGGCAAGGAGCTGGTCGCCCGCGCCCTGCACGATTACGGCCGCCGCCGCACCGGGCCGTTCGTGCCCGTCAACATGGCGGCGATTCCCCGCGACCTGATCGAATCGGAGCTGTTCGGCCACGAGAAGGGCGCCTTCACCGGCGCGCTCTCGCGCTCGGCAGGCCGGTTCGAGCAGGCGGAGGGCGGCACGCTGTTCCTCGACGAGATCGGCGACATGCCGATGGAGGCGCAGACCCGGCTGCTGCGCGTGCTTCAGCAGGGCGAGTACACCACCGTCGGTGGGCGCGTACCGATCAAGACCAACGTCCGCATCATCGCCGCGACCAACAAGGATCTGCGCGTCTCGATCCAGCAGGGGATCTTCCGCGAGGACCTGTTCTTCCGCCTCAACGTCGTGCCCCTGCGCCTGCCGGCGCTGCGCGAGCGCTCGGAGGACGTGCCGGACCTGATCCGCCACTTCTTCGTGCTGGTGGAGCGCGAGGGCCTGACCCGCAAGACGCTCGACGCCGACGCGATGGAGCGGCTGAAGCGCTACCGCTGGCCCGGCAACGTGCGCGAGCTGGAGAACCTCGTTCGCCGTCTTGCCGCGCTCTACCCGCAGGAGACCATCACCGGTCCGGTCATCGAGGCGGAACTCGATACTCTCCCGCTCGCCCAGCCCGCCGCCAACGGCAACGGCGCGGCCCGCAAGAATGCGAACGGGGCCTCCGACAGCGAGACCTTGTCCGGCGCGGTCGAGCGGCACCTCGCCGACTACTTCTCGGGGTATCGCGACACGCTTCCCCCGCCCGGCCTCTATCACCGCATCCTGCGCGAGATCGAAGGCCCGCTGATCGGCGCGGCTTTGGCCGCCACCCGCGGCAACCAGATCCGCGCGGCCGAGCTCTTGGGCGTCAACCGCAACACCCTGCGCAAGAAGGTGCGGGACCTCGATCTGCAAGTGTTTCGCACGTCGCGGTGA
- the hfq gene encoding RNA chaperone Hfq: protein MAGERAQNLQDTFLNHVRKNKIPLTIFLVNGVKLQGVVTWFDNFCVLLRRDGHSQLVYKHAISTIMPGHPVQLFEPDETAPEKA from the coding sequence ATGGCGGGCGAGCGCGCTCAGAACCTCCAGGATACGTTCCTGAATCATGTCCGCAAGAACAAGATCCCGCTGACGATCTTCCTCGTCAACGGGGTCAAGCTTCAAGGTGTCGTGACGTGGTTCGACAACTTCTGCGTCCTGCTTCGTCGGGACGGGCACTCCCAGCTCGTCTACAAGCACGCGATCTCGACGATCATGCCGGGTCATCCGGTGCAACTGTTCGAGCCGGACGAAACGGCGCCTGAAAAAGCCTGA